Proteins from one Catalinimonas alkaloidigena genomic window:
- the porQ gene encoding type IX secretion system protein PorQ: MRRRFLLFVSFLLTQQVVGQIGGRAAFDFLSLPVNARLAALGNVNVSLSDQDVNMMMANPALLQADMVQHATLNWAPYYAGINSVSLGYAFDTPNAGPVGVSFAYHNYGTLTQTDPTGAVMGEFSAADYWLGGTWAHRLENYSLGGTVKVAGSSIGSYNAFAVLADLGAAFHHPTRDFHVGLAIRNLGWIFDTYAPGATRPTLPLNVQLGLSYKPEHMPLRFSLTAHHLERPDIVYLDPSKPGTLDANGQEVKEEKKLGDQIMRHLVFGGEFVLSPNFYLRAGYNHLIRRELRLQSRSGGAGFSIGAMARIKAFEVAFARGWYHVAGGTSTLTLTSNLHSVFRKKTPAATPQ, from the coding sequence ATGCGCCGACGCTTCCTCTTGTTTGTCAGTTTCTTGCTTACCCAGCAGGTGGTAGGGCAAATTGGAGGACGCGCGGCATTCGATTTTCTGAGCCTGCCGGTCAATGCGCGGTTGGCGGCCCTGGGCAACGTCAACGTTTCGCTGTCGGACCAGGACGTGAACATGATGATGGCCAATCCGGCGCTGTTGCAGGCCGACATGGTGCAGCACGCTACCCTCAACTGGGCGCCCTATTACGCAGGGATCAACAGCGTGTCGCTGGGCTACGCGTTCGATACGCCAAACGCCGGTCCGGTCGGCGTGTCGTTTGCGTACCACAATTACGGAACTCTGACGCAGACCGACCCCACCGGTGCCGTGATGGGCGAGTTTTCGGCGGCAGATTACTGGCTGGGCGGCACCTGGGCACACCGATTGGAGAATTACTCGCTGGGCGGCACGGTCAAAGTCGCCGGATCGTCCATCGGGTCGTACAACGCCTTCGCAGTCCTGGCCGATCTGGGCGCAGCGTTCCACCATCCGACGCGCGACTTCCACGTGGGGTTGGCGATTCGGAACCTGGGCTGGATTTTCGATACCTACGCCCCGGGCGCTACGCGACCTACTTTGCCGCTCAACGTACAACTGGGCCTGAGCTATAAGCCCGAGCACATGCCGCTGCGCTTTTCGCTCACGGCCCACCACCTGGAGCGCCCCGACATTGTCTACCTCGACCCGTCCAAACCCGGCACGTTGGACGCGAACGGGCAGGAAGTAAAAGAAGAAAAAAAACTGGGCGACCAGATCATGCGCCACCTGGTGTTTGGGGGCGAGTTTGTATTGAGCCCCAACTTTTACCTGCGTGCCGGGTATAACCATTTAATTCGACGCGAGTTACGTCTGCAAAGCCGGTCGGGGGGAGCCGGTTTTTCGATCGGCGCGATGGCGCGGATCAAAGCCTTCGAAGTGGCCTTCGCGCGTGGGTGGTACCACGTGGCCGGAGGGACCAGTACCCTGACGCTGACCAGTAACCTGCACTCGGTTTTCCGCAAGAAAACCCCCGCTGCCACACCGCAGTAA
- the hslU gene encoding ATP-dependent protease ATPase subunit HslU, producing the protein MIEQNQYLTPREIVSELDKYIIGQKDAKRNVAIALRNRWRRMSVDSDIAREIVPNNILMIGATGVGKTEIARRLAKIADAPFTKVEASKFTEVGYVGRDVESMVRDLVEQSVNMVKQRKKEEVKERATEQVEEVILNALIPAMKPPRSVSTTNPAVEGEVPEDDYTLNQKTRERFREKLRNGELDDRKIEINIQQSPASGMGMMGPGGIDEVSMMNLQEMLGNMLPKKNKKRRVSIAEARKLLLEEEASKLIDMDEVKEEAIRKAENTGIIFIDEIDKVASGSGKQGGPDVSREGVQRDLLPIVEGSAVTTKHGVIATDHILFIAAGAFHVSKPSDLIPELQGRFPIRVELDNLTVDDFYQILKTPRNALTKQYAALLEAESVELTFQDEALRKLAEIAFRINSDVENIGARRLHTVMSHLLNELMYDVPDVIGPNAKIVVTDDMVEERLRDLVKNRDLSQYIL; encoded by the coding sequence ATGATTGAGCAGAACCAATACCTGACACCGCGCGAGATTGTGTCAGAACTAGATAAATACATCATTGGGCAAAAAGACGCCAAGCGCAACGTGGCCATTGCCCTGCGCAACCGCTGGCGGCGCATGAGCGTCGACTCCGACATCGCCCGCGAAATTGTGCCGAACAACATCCTGATGATCGGGGCCACGGGCGTCGGCAAAACCGAGATTGCGCGTCGTCTGGCCAAAATCGCCGATGCGCCTTTCACCAAGGTAGAAGCCTCGAAGTTTACGGAGGTGGGCTACGTCGGGCGCGATGTCGAAAGCATGGTGCGCGACTTGGTCGAGCAGTCGGTCAACATGGTGAAACAGCGCAAAAAAGAGGAAGTAAAAGAACGCGCTACCGAACAGGTAGAAGAGGTGATCCTCAACGCTTTGATTCCCGCGATGAAGCCCCCGCGCTCCGTTTCGACCACCAACCCGGCTGTGGAAGGGGAAGTACCGGAAGACGACTACACGCTGAATCAGAAAACGCGGGAGCGCTTCCGTGAAAAACTGCGGAACGGTGAGCTGGACGACCGGAAAATCGAAATCAACATTCAGCAGAGTCCGGCGTCGGGCATGGGGATGATGGGCCCCGGCGGCATCGACGAAGTGTCGATGATGAACCTCCAGGAAATGCTGGGCAACATGCTGCCGAAAAAGAACAAGAAGCGCCGGGTGTCGATTGCAGAAGCGCGCAAGCTTTTGCTCGAAGAAGAAGCGTCCAAACTCATCGACATGGATGAAGTGAAGGAAGAAGCCATTCGCAAAGCCGAAAATACAGGCATCATTTTCATCGACGAGATCGACAAAGTCGCCAGCGGAAGTGGCAAACAGGGCGGCCCCGACGTGAGCCGCGAGGGCGTACAGCGCGATCTGCTGCCCATCGTAGAAGGGAGCGCCGTCACGACCAAGCACGGCGTCATTGCAACCGACCACATTCTGTTCATCGCCGCCGGCGCCTTCCACGTCTCCAAACCGTCGGACCTGATTCCGGAACTACAGGGGCGTTTCCCCATCCGGGTCGAACTGGACAACCTGACGGTCGACGACTTCTACCAGATTCTGAAAACTCCGCGCAACGCGCTCACCAAGCAGTATGCCGCTCTGCTGGAAGCCGAGTCGGTCGAGCTGACGTTCCAGGACGAAGCCCTGCGGAAACTCGCGGAAATCGCTTTCCGCATCAACTCCGACGTCGAGAACATCGGGGCGCGCCGCCTGCATACGGTCATGAGCCATCTCCTAAACGAGCTGATGTACGACGTGCCCGACGTGATCGGACCCAACGCCAAGATCGTCGTCACGGACGATATGGTCGAGGAACGGCTGCGCGATCTGGTGAAGAACCGCGACTTGAGCCAATACATTTTGTAA